Proteins co-encoded in one Deinococcus aerius genomic window:
- a CDS encoding thiamine pyrophosphate-dependent enzyme has product MFVGNGNNARAMSSLADRPKNFYMVGSMSLGPSLAAGFAVRSSAPVVVVEGDGNALMGLSGFPVAARAVAGKTPFVHVVLDNKVYETTGAQRTLSDGVDFVRVALGAGYRAAREVGTAEELRAAVEEALASGECTFLYVVTGRDTAAQHPRVPYHPRDIRTQFTAHVRDAASRADA; this is encoded by the coding sequence GTGTTCGTGGGCAACGGCAACAACGCCCGGGCCATGAGCAGCCTCGCCGACCGGCCCAAGAACTTCTACATGGTGGGTTCGATGAGCCTCGGCCCAAGCCTGGCCGCGGGCTTCGCGGTGCGTAGCAGTGCGCCCGTGGTGGTCGTGGAAGGCGACGGCAACGCGCTGATGGGCCTGAGCGGTTTTCCGGTGGCCGCCCGGGCGGTGGCGGGCAAAACGCCGTTCGTGCACGTCGTGCTGGACAACAAGGTCTACGAGACCACGGGCGCCCAGCGCACCCTGTCGGACGGGGTCGACTTCGTGCGCGTGGCCCTGGGGGCAGGCTACCGCGCCGCGCGCGAGGTGGGCACGGCCGAGGAGTTGCGCGCGGCGGTCGAGGAGGCCCTGGCCAGCGGCGAGTGCACGTTCCTGTACGTCGTGACCGGGCGAGACACGGCGGCGCAGCACCCCCGCGTGCCCTACCACCCGCGCGACATCCGCACCCAGTTCACCGCGCACGTGCGCGACGCCGCCTCGCGAGCGGACGCTTAA
- a CDS encoding thiamine pyrophosphate-binding protein has product MSQLADAATVPFSFGQEVFKTGVTFITGVPDSEFKALISDLERNELHANYVPATREDNAVALAVGAHLAGDRPMVFMESSGFGNTVDVLTSLVLVYEVPLVLFIAWAGYKGRDVPHHNAIGEALAPMLDALDIPFAEVVLDKDRPEQVVRALGEAQARAEAQGRCVAVVGIPAKFADKSGEA; this is encoded by the coding sequence ATGAGTCAACTGGCAGACGCGGCCACCGTGCCGTTCTCGTTCGGACAGGAAGTGTTCAAGACTGGGGTCACGTTCATCACCGGCGTGCCAGACTCGGAGTTCAAGGCGCTGATCAGCGACCTCGAGCGCAACGAGCTGCACGCGAACTACGTTCCGGCGACCCGCGAGGACAATGCGGTCGCCCTGGCGGTGGGCGCCCACCTCGCCGGGGACCGGCCGATGGTGTTTATGGAAAGCTCGGGGTTCGGCAACACCGTGGACGTGCTCACGAGCCTCGTGCTCGTCTACGAGGTGCCCCTCGTGCTGTTCATCGCCTGGGCAGGCTACAAGGGCCGGGACGTGCCCCACCACAACGCGATCGGGGAGGCGCTGGCCCCCATGCTGGACGCGCTCGACATTCCCTTCGCCGAGGTGGTGCTGGACAAGGACCGGCCGGAGCAGGTGGTGCGGGCGCTGGGTGAGGCCCAGGCCCGTGCCGAGGCCCAGGGACGCTGCGTGGCAGTTGTCGGCATTCCCGCGAAGTTCGCCGACAAGAGTGGTGAGGCGTGA
- a CDS encoding isocitrate lyase/phosphoenolpyruvate mutase family protein produces MSPHDFKRRLVSGETLVAIGAHNGLSARLGEEAGFECLWASGLEISASRGMPDANIITFSEMADAVRNIVESVSIPVIVDADSGYGNAINVIRTVQELEHAGAAGLCLEDNVFPKRNSFYADVTRDIVDAREHVSKIKAAVYARKSEDFVVIARTEGFIVGLGVDEVLERAHAYADAGADAVLVHSKIDNPSEIYAFSARWDREVPLVAVPTTYNSVTVEELRAHGYTMCIFANHGIRSFVSRAREILRQLRESGSASTVEPQLCTLGDLFGLVGFADLKRREVEFLG; encoded by the coding sequence GTGAGCCCCCACGACTTCAAGCGGCGGCTGGTCTCGGGCGAGACGTTGGTGGCCATCGGCGCGCACAACGGGCTCAGCGCGCGCCTGGGCGAGGAGGCGGGCTTCGAGTGCCTTTGGGCCAGCGGCCTGGAGATTTCCGCCAGCCGCGGAATGCCCGACGCCAACATCATCACCTTCTCGGAGATGGCCGACGCCGTGCGGAACATCGTGGAGAGCGTGAGCATCCCCGTCATCGTGGATGCCGACAGCGGGTACGGCAACGCCATCAACGTCATCCGCACCGTGCAGGAGTTGGAACACGCCGGCGCGGCGGGGTTGTGCCTGGAGGACAACGTCTTTCCCAAGCGCAACAGCTTCTACGCCGACGTGACGCGCGACATCGTCGATGCGCGCGAGCACGTCAGCAAGATCAAGGCGGCAGTGTATGCCCGCAAGAGCGAGGACTTCGTGGTCATCGCCCGAACCGAGGGGTTCATCGTAGGGCTGGGCGTGGACGAGGTGCTGGAGCGCGCGCACGCCTACGCCGATGCGGGTGCTGACGCCGTCCTCGTGCATTCCAAGATCGACAACCCCTCGGAGATCTACGCCTTTTCGGCCCGTTGGGACCGCGAGGTGCCTCTCGTGGCCGTGCCCACCACGTACAACAGCGTGACCGTTGAGGAGCTGCGGGCGCACGGCTATACCATGTGCATCTTCGCCAACCACGGCATCCGCTCGTTCGTGTCCAGGGCCCGCGAGATCCTGCGGCAGTTGCGCGAGAGCGGCAGCGCGAGCACGGTCGAGCCGCAGCTGTGCACGCTGGGCGACCTGTTCGGCTTGGTGGGGTTCGCCGACCTCAAGCGTCGGGAAGTCGAGTTCCTCGGTTAG